The Anomaloglossus baeobatrachus isolate aAnoBae1 chromosome 10, aAnoBae1.hap1, whole genome shotgun sequence genome has a segment encoding these proteins:
- the LOC142254369 gene encoding uncharacterized protein LOC142254369, with product MQRFYRSVRLKTHFGSTTLHNIDQQPVLKETNIKTLGLHNPSHFMPPKTHHAVETFIALVDRDIKDNMHEHELGFYPTRSNINTSEKLAISSLRDNKAITIKPADKGGAIVVQNTQDYINEIKRQLNDTMTYQKISSDPIFKIQQKIQSFLSIHFDKGTIDQTTRTFLTKLHPITPVFYSLPKIHKSLINPPGRPIVASTESVLSPLSIYLEKVLTPLAKNTKSFILDTNNFLQKVRDLKQVPPNSFLCTWDVSSLYTSISHHKGIRATKIALNKTNLSQDSIDFTIGLLEIVLNENYFLFKDDFYIQKHGTAMGSNVAPAYANLFMDYFEGRFVYSYPAFDELAFLWARYIDDIFCIWQGDLESLLLFDDHINKVWPELKFTLNHHQEEISFLDTYIKKDTMGNLSSDLFRKPTDRNCMLLYSSCHPKSTKNSLPRSQFARVTRIVSDENTREQRLEEMSNRFIERNYPITLLKTERERLSFTTPSGIDTATVERIPFVHTYHPSMPKIYNIINRHWPLLKKAYPEIGPFILPPIMCKKRPQNIKDSLVKADIGSDKKNVQTLLAPKRTGTFPCLNCPSCSNVIKGDHFTHPRSGKSFPIKEYFTCLSNFVVYIIKCPCGLLYVGETIQHVGDRIASHKSTIRCGKLWLPIPHHFHEAKHNVAQLRFQVIDKVYRPRRGGNHIELLKKRESFWIHKLQTLAPKGLNREIDWLI from the coding sequence ATGCAACGGTTCTATAGGTCAGTTAGGCTCAAAACTCACTTTGGTTCTACTACACTCCATAACATAGATCAACAACCAGTCCTTAAAGAAACCAACATTAAGACGTTGGGTCTTCACAATCCCAGTCACTTTATGCCACCTAAAACTCATCATGCTGTAGAAACATTTATAGCTTTAGTGGACCGTGACATTAAAGACAATATGCATGAACATGAATTGGGCTTTTACCCGACACGAAGTAATATTAATACTTCAGAAAAATTAGCTATATCTTCTTTAAGGGACAACAAGGCCATAACTATAAAACCCGCTGACAAAGGTGGAGCGATCGTGGTCCAAAATACACAGGACTACATCAATGAAATTAAGCGCCAACTTAATGATACTATGACATATCAGAAAATATCTTCAGACCCGATATTCAAAATTCAACAGAAAATCCAAAGCTTTCTATCTATTCACTTCGACAAAGGTACTATTGATCAAACCACCCGCACCTTTCTCACTAAACTACATCCCATAACACCGGTATTCTACTCATTACCTAAAATCCATAAATCTCTCATTAATCCTCCTGGCCGGCCCATAGTAGCATCGACAGAGTCCGTTCTTTCCCCTCTATCAATTTATCTAGAGAAAGTCCTTACCCCCTTGGCTAAAAATACCAAATCTTTTATCTTAGATACCAACAACTTTTTACAAAAGGTCAGAGATCTAAAACAGGTCCCCCCTAACAGCTTCCTGTGCACCTGGGACGTAAGCAGTCTATATACTTCAATTTCCCATCACAAAGGCATTAGGGCAACCAAAATCGCGCTCAATAAGACTAATCTGAGCCAGGACTCGATTGACTTCACTATAGGCCTCCTCGAGATAGTCCTCAATGAAAATTATTTCCTTTTTAAGGACGATTTTTATATCCAGAaacacgggaccgcgatgggctcgaatgtagcCCCGGCGTATGCAAATTTGTTTATGGACTATTTTGAGGGGCGCTTTGTGTATTCATACCCAGCCTTTGATGAACTGGCGTTTCTATGGGCTCGCTACATAGATGATATATTCTGCATCTGGCAGGGAGATTTGGAAAGCCTGCTTTTATTTGATGACCATATTAATAAAGTGTGGCCTGAGCTCAAGTTTACGCTAAATCATCATCAGGAAGAAATTAGTTTCTTGGACACGTACATCAAAAAAGACACAATGGGCAATCTATCCTCAGACCTATTCCGTAAACCGACCGATCGGAATTGTATGCTCCTATACAGTAGCTGTCATCCTAAATCGACTAAGAATAGTCTACCTAGATCTCAATTTGCAAGAGTTACAAGGATAGTATCGGATGAGAACACAAGAGAGCAGAGACTTGAAGAAATGTCCAATCGGTTCATAGAACGTAATTACCCAATAACATTGcttaagacagaaagagaaagactatCTTTCACCACCCCCTCAGGGATAGACACAGCAACAGTGGAAAGGATACCATTTGTTCATACGTATCACCCGTCTATGCCTAAGATTTACAATATTATCAATCGCCACTGGCCGCTTCTAAAAAAAGCATATCCAGAGATAGGGCCGTTTATACTTCCACCTATCATGTGTAAGAAAAGACCccaaaacataaaagattccctggTCAAAGCGGATATTGGCAGCGACAAGAAAAATGTACAAACCTTGTTAGCACCAAAACGTACGGGTACCTTCCCTTGCTTGAATTGTCCATCGTGTTCGAACGTGATCAAAGGAGACCACTTTACGCACCCCAGGTCTGGCAAAAGCTTCCCAATAAAAGAATACTTTACCTGCTTGAGCAATTTTGTGGTGTACATCATCAAATGCCCCTGTGGACTATTGTATGTCGGCGAAACAATCCAACATGTCGGTGACCGCATTGCAagccataaatccaccattaggtgtggaaaATTATGGCTACCCATTCCACACCATTTTCACGAAGCTAAGCATAATGTAGCGCAGTTACGGTTCCAGGTTATTGATAAAGTATATAGGCCCAGGCGCGGAGGAAATCATATTGAGCTTctcaaaaaaagagagagcttTTGGATCCATAAGTTACAAACTCTAGCACCTAAAGGTcttaatagagagatagattggcTAATATAA